The following proteins come from a genomic window of Galactobacillus timonensis:
- a CDS encoding branched-chain amino acid ABC transporter permease, which translates to MEIFLQAIVNGLLMGGFYSLMGMGQNIIFGVMKIVNFCHGEMLMVGMYLTYVLYTYAGIDPYAAVPLVAVIMFFLGAVIEILLIKPSLGTHSFTNLLFLTVGIGLLLSNLALVIFGSGYLSIKTDYSSRVINLGMVNISLPRLISFIVLICITIFLFWLLKYTTVGKQIRAVSQNAVGAEVVGIDVPKIYILTYGLGTALAGVAGALLTQFYTIFPTAGASFGFRALIVVVVGGLGSIPGAFFAGIFLGLLETMVALFISPSYSDLIVFVTFIVILVIRQTIILRRK; encoded by the coding sequence ATGGAGATTTTTCTACAGGCAATTGTTAATGGCCTTCTCATGGGAGGCTTCTACTCCTTGATGGGCATGGGACAGAACATTATCTTCGGCGTCATGAAGATCGTTAACTTCTGCCATGGCGAAATGCTCATGGTGGGAATGTACCTGACGTATGTGCTGTACACTTACGCCGGCATCGATCCGTATGCGGCCGTTCCACTGGTTGCCGTGATCATGTTCTTCCTTGGCGCCGTGATCGAGATCCTTCTCATCAAGCCGTCGCTGGGAACCCACAGCTTCACGAACCTGCTGTTCCTTACCGTCGGTATCGGACTGCTGCTGTCGAATCTGGCACTCGTCATCTTCGGATCCGGCTACCTCTCGATCAAGACCGACTACTCGTCGCGGGTCATCAACCTCGGCATGGTCAATATCTCACTGCCGCGTCTGATCAGCTTCATCGTTCTGATCTGCATCACGATCTTCCTCTTCTGGCTGCTGAAATATACAACCGTCGGAAAGCAGATCCGTGCCGTATCACAGAACGCGGTCGGCGCTGAAGTTGTCGGTATCGATGTTCCGAAGATCTACATTCTGACCTACGGTCTTGGGACCGCTCTGGCCGGTGTCGCCGGTGCACTGCTCACGCAGTTCTACACCATCTTCCCGACCGCGGGTGCAAGCTTCGGCTTCCGTGCTCTGATCGTCGTCGTTGTCGGCGGCCTTGGTTCGATTCCCGGTGCATTCTTCGCCGGCATCTTCCTGGGCCTTCTGGAAACGATGGTCGCTCTGTTCATCAGTCCTTCCTATTCGGATCTGATCGTATTCGTTACATTCATCGTCATTCTTGTCATTCGTCAGACGATCATCCTGAGGAGGAAGTAA